TCGCACTTTCTGGCGCGGGGGCTATCTCTGCCTTTGGCGCCACCTGCGGCGGCGCCTGCGCCGGCGCGCTGAACTTGCGGTACTGCGCGATGGTCGCGCTGCACGCCCTGCACTTGTACTCGCCCTTTTCCACGAGCGTCACGCCCTCGCCCAGATCCTCGTTGGGGTTGTCGTAGCTGAGGGTGGGCGCGCCCTCAAAGTCGCGCTCGCACTTGTTGCAGAAATATTTTACAAACCTGTCAGCGTCAAGCCTGCCGATGCCGGCAAGGAACAACTCCGGCCCGCCGAGGTTGGCCATCTTTTGCTCGTCGTCGCTGACCTTTGCAATAGCGTAACCTCCAGAGCCGCGCAATTTTTTCTCGGCCATGTCCTCTTCTCCTGCTGCCATCATATTCGATAGCTTTCACCGCGTCGGTTTGTTATTTAAATCGTGCACGTGCCAGTTTCCGTCCTTACAGTAGCTGTAGCGGCGGATACTCGACCACTTAAATAGTTTCCTTAGTAAACTAATGAAGAGGTGAAACAATGAAGGCACAAGAGGGCGCGGAAAAAGAAGAGGACAAGTGCTGCACAGATTCATGTTGCGAGTCAGAGCCGTGCGGATGCGGCTGCTGCTAGCAAAACCTCGCTTATTTCTTGTTTGCATCTTTATGATTAATATACCAAAAACCGCTGCAAGACGGCGTGAACGCCGTCGCGGTCCTGCTCTACCGGAACCTCGTCGCCTCGATAGACAAGGTGTTCCTGATATGGCAGGTGGTGTTTCCCATAATCTACATCTTTATCGCCGGCTACTCGTACGCGGGGCTCCTGGGCGGGCAGGGAGTCGCAATAGGGAGCGCAAGCGTCCCGTACCCCGCGTACCTTGCCGCCGGCATGATCGGCTTTAACATGATGAACTCTAGCACGGTGGCCGGCAGCATCATCTGGAACGACAAGAAGAACGGCATGTTCAAGCAGATACTGGTGATGCCTTTTGCGCGCATGGAGTACGTCCTTGGCAACATAGTGACCATAATGCTGATGGGCCTTGCAAGCGCCAGCCTGATACTCCTTGCCGGCTCGCCCACGCTCATTGGGAGCGCGCAGCCGACGCTCGTAGGCTCGCTGTACGTGCTCTACGCGCTAATCGTGGGCGCGATATTCTTTGGCTCGATTGCGATCATAATATCGACGCGGCTGAAGAGCAGCGAGG
The sequence above is drawn from the Nitrososphaera viennensis EN76 genome and encodes:
- a CDS encoding zinc-ribbon domain-containing protein, producing MMAAGEEDMAEKKLRGSGGYAIAKVSDDEQKMANLGGPELFLAGIGRLDADRFVKYFCNKCERDFEGAPTLSYDNPNEDLGEGVTLVEKGEYKCRACSATIAQYRKFSAPAQAPPQVAPKAEIAPAPESAITPVPAAVISPTQDGGFVSISQLVGMSAYDGEAMLVGKIEEVGLRKQGGRATISVKIVSNAGEKKEVQWDGISKIGDIVLLKAAGAPAQAGKCPSCGYQNEAGAAFCEECGAKL
- a CDS encoding ABC transporter permease, which produces MNAVAVLLYRNLVASIDKVFLIWQVVFPIIYIFIAGYSYAGLLGGQGVAIGSASVPYPAYLAAGMIGFNMMNSSTVAGSIIWNDKKNGMFKQILVMPFARMEYVLGNIVTIMLMGLASASLILLAGSPTLIGSAQPTLVGSLYVLYALIVGAIFFGSIAIIISTRLKSSEGFNVIVNSVFLFFSFVSSAFYPSEGVPAELGAAFYANPLTYIVDITRAGVFNQVTFFTNVEVGVISAATAGTFLLATMSILRMKI